The Scomber scombrus chromosome 19, fScoSco1.1, whole genome shotgun sequence DNA window CTCTCAGGCGTCTCTATCTCCCCGGCTCTCCCCAGTCCATGACTACTGCACACAATTCATCAACTCCTAGATATCTAATCCCCTCTGGCTCTGCTCACTTCCTGAAGTCTAAGAAAGAACTTTACTCTGGTGGCAAGAATTCCCATGAATACTTGATGACTTCTATAGAAAGGAAGACTGTTTCATCTCACTTTGAAAGTGACATTCACGGAGAGAACTGGCCTAACTTTTGATTCACAGCTGAAAGATATTCATAGAAGGGACAATGATAAAATGCAACATCTTTTTAATGAGTCACAACAGCAGTACAGTGGGAGCAGCTTTGCGTAGCAGACATTTTCAGGCATCAGGAACAAGATCTGTCTTCTGCCTTAAGAGCAGAAAACACTGACTGTGAACCTCCAATAAGCCCTGTGTGAAGAAGTCCCTACTAGTTTGTTTCCTTAATCAGTAGAGGTCAACATTTTGATGTCCCCTGACCCAGAAACACAGCGGATCCAGCCAACAATGTCTTTGGACTGTGTGCGTCGCTGGATGAGCAAGTGTTGATCTGTGCAATTACAGTGACACATATTCACTGACCCATTACACCACTCATCTGAGCCTAAGAGGGACCACCCAAATATCCAGAAAGGTTCTCAGACCTGTTTATAGCTCGGATCACACTTCTCTGCGCCGGACTCTTGACCTCTACTTTGTGGTCAGAGGTCTAAGGTTAGAGGTGGTCATGTGTCTCTCTTATCCAGACAGAGCTCTATCTCATGCTTGGTCGGGCTGTCTCTATTGGGTCCTCTACAGTTCATTATAAAGGGTTAGCTGTTCCCAATACAGTGCTACTGCTGGCCTGATGTCTGACTTTACAGTGTGATTGTTGACAGTCTCCCTTTACAGCAGCTTTAGGGTATTTTCCTGTGCAGCCACAGAATTTATATATTTGGCACAATCAAAacaaattttgttttttttcttacataagCACAGAAATCAATGTTGTCCATCTACTTAAGTCTGAAATCTTAGCCATGTATATTGGTGATAGAttagtatttaaaaacaaattaaatcttaagtcaatacacatttaaacttCTTTAGCTTGGAGCAATCAATattgaggaaagaaaaaggtaaACTGCACATTTCCCACATTCAAAGAGCAGTGGCCTTTATGTCCATGATGTACAAAGCAGGCCCAGGAAAGTCTGTATGCTGGGGCCAGACTGATGCATTCTCTGAATGAAGCAGGGTGGCCATCTCCAAGGTGCATCATCTTATGAAAGCATTTAGGGACGAGGGGAAAGGGGGAACTGCGTTACTGGACGGAGGGCAGCCGGGTGTTGAATCAGTCATTAACTGAAGTGTCGGCCCAATCTGGCTGAACGATAGTCCACTCTGAGCTGGACGAAGGCATGCAGGAGGTTCCGGTCCAGATTGGTGAGCTGCTCACCTGAACAGACCTGTTTAAGGTTGTCAGGGGCAACGACCAGGAGGTTACAGAGGGCGTGGAGTGTGTCGAAGAGCTGCAGCACCAGAGGGACCTGAATGACAGAggcacaaaaacatttacaccTTGTAAAGTAAACACTCCCAGCATATATGGAAGCCCCTCATGACAAACACTGCACATGATAAGTCACAGATTCTGAAGGAAAACCTGTATTTTGTTTAAGTGCACCCTGTTATATTTAATATCCATATCACTTCAATTGTTGAAAAACTATCCTCATGATATCTCTTTCATCAGTCTATTCACACTTCTATTAATTGTTGAACATATTAGTTGATTAACTGTTTGGTCagtcaaacaaaaaatgtatcacttttaaagtaaaaatgtaaaaaggaaatgtaagttccagcttctccaatATGACAATATGCAAGGTTTTCTTTCTTATCATAACATTATAAATTAATTCCctttaagtctttaaaaaacTGCTGTGATAAAGTAGGATGACGACACCTAAAGCTCTGGGTGATAcatgtttctccttttttctgacattttgtgacAAAATACTTAGGTGCAGCCCCTCAAGTATGCAATGAATGGTTACAAAAAGGATTAGAGCATTCACATGACCAGTTTGTTTAATAAAATCACAGGCAGAGCGTTTGCAGGCAGAGCCATGTTTTGCCCTGTGACCAGTGTATCCTGGACCTATGCCCCCCGCTCACCCTGAAGTCCTTGGCGCATCGTCGGTATTCAGCCACGTCGCAGATGGCCAGCATGCCTCCCATTGAGCTGTAGCTGTACTGCTGTAGGTGCTCGTGGATGAGTCGGTGGAAACGAACGCCCAACTCCGTCAGCACTGTATCCACATTTTTCCCATCCATAGACTTCCGCACGTGCTCCACCTGCCGACTGACGTAGGCGCAAACCTTGGAGCAGGCCTGTCAGATGAGGGAAACATACGGAAATTAGATTCATTAAAGTACCACCTTGCAGTACTTACTCTTGTATGCATGCCCATCCAGTCATATTACATTTGTAGTAAAGACTTTGAGGGAATTTAATTAAAAGGtaagtgtattttccttgtATGTTCACATGCTTGGCCAATAAAGCTAATTCTGAACACAAAGTAGTAGTCAACAAGTTGATGTCAGACAATGCTTCAGATATGGATGTTGCTGCAAAGGAACTACAAATTCTAAAACATGGATtcttcacacacatcttcaacctGGCAGCACAGAAGATCTATACAATCATCATAGTTTCAAGGTGGACACCCGAGATTAGCATCACCAATTCAGTAACTGACCAGATGTGAAATATGGTCAccatcttctcttcttcctgagTTATGATGTTCAATAACTGCCAGAAAAGTGTTTTAACTGAACAATGTGATCTCACagtgaagttgacctttgaccaccaaaatctGATCAGTTCATCCTTAAGTCAAAGAGGATGTTTGTGCTTAATCTGAAGAAACTCCCTCAAGGTGTCCCTGAGATAAAGTGTTgaatgagacagacagacaacctGGAAACACAATGCCTACGGCCATAGCTGTCGCCTGTACAGAggcataaaaacaacaaacaaaaactaaagaaGAGGCGAGTGATTTCCTAGTGGCGTCTGCAGATTTGTTCGTTTTGCATGTGAGCTCAGCGGTGGAGGCTGTATCTCTTACTGTAGTGTACTGGATCATGACGTTGTTCTCGTCCTCAGGCCTGAAATCAGTCTTCTTCTGCTCTGTTGCCAAGATGTGCTTCATTTGCCCCACCATGCAATTTAGTGTTCTGAGTGTGATAGAAAAGACACACATTAGAGAAAGTcttattttaatgaacatttattgtTCCATTTTGTTTGCACACAGTATAAATGATAATACACATCACGTGTTAGTTTATTTGTTATCAACATACTGACCTGTCGATTCCTGTGTCTAGTTTCACTTCCATCTGTTCAATCACCTCTTTCTTCTTGTGCAAGCACTCTGCTAACTTTGGGGATGAGCTGGagacacagatttaaaaaaaggtcaattCAGAGGTCTCCCTTTGATCTGAAAATGAAACTATTTCATAACTGAATATCATGGAATATGGAGGATTTTGACCTTTAACTTACCTTATTAGAGGCATGAGCTGGTCATTGAACTGCTTGTCAAACAAGTGAAAGATAGAGTTTGCCTGCTGAACCACATCAAGGAAGTACAGGTTGGCATTCTTGGCATCTGATGAGGGAATTGCTGtagatgaaaggatgaaaagaTAAATCCACATGATTGACAAAGGGAAGgaaactgctgctgcttgctCTATATGGGTTAaaccacataaacacaaaatataaaacagattCTCATTCACAGCAACACTCAGCATCAGACAGATAGGAGAAAGTAAGCCTCCAAGGTTAGGTCaacacacaggagagagagagagaagagaagtcAATGAGCAGAATTGAATGTACCTGAGAGACCAATCTCCAAGGCGTAGTCAATGTGCTCCACACAAAGATGTTCAACCAGCAGCAGGAAGATTGAGAAGGCATTCTTGGGCAGGTCAGAAGGATCTGAAAGCTGTGACACCCCAAACACAAAGACAGGGAACGCGTTTAACTCATTCAGCCCTCTATTTGTAGCTGACATAACTACACGCCCCTTCAGGCTACAGAAAGCACAGAAGGCTCACCCTGTGGCATCTCTCAAAGGCATGACGTGTCTCCTGCAGCAGGTTGACAACCAGCTCTGGGGACAGAAAGGTCTCCCCATGGGTGTCAATCATGGGGCCCAGGGGAAGGTTGGTGCGCTGTCGGATCCTCTCCTTCAGCTCTTGGATACTGTAGAAAGACATAGATAAAGATGATTTGTACTACATTTTATCTTTGTGTATAACGTGTTCAAATAATCCAAATCAGAAGAAGAACTACAATCTGACCTGCCAGCGCCAATTGGACGTTTCTGGTGGTTCTTGGAATCATAGTAGCGCTGGAGAATCATAGCGCCTCGAGTGCGAAGGTAGTCCCTCTCCATGTCAATGTAACTTTCCAGGTAGGAGGAGAAGATGCTCTTTATTAGCTTGGACAGGAAGGTGTGCTTGTCTGAGCCCAGATTAAACTCTGTCAGCTTGGTGGCCAACGCTGTGGTCCTGGAGAagtaacaacacacacaaaatgtaggGGTAAGTGGTTCTCTGTATtcataaagtaaaacaaaaaaagcaaacaagctAATTAATTACCTGGTGTAAAGGTCATACAGGTTCTTGAGGTACTGCTCCACATCAGAGTGTCGGGTCTCATCCAGTTTTTCCCTTACATGCGCCTGCAAACACAAAGTCAGTCAAATATATAACATGACTGCAGCTGGTCTTAATAAGCCTGAACAAATGGGAGACAATAGAAAATACCTGTAATTTGTTTTCAAAGATGTTCTGGATGAGTTTGGCCATAACAGTCTCTGGGCTGCTGAAAACTTCGCCCACCTGTTTGTTGACCCTCTGGCAGAGGACTGCCGTGTCCTCAAACACGTCATTCCTCAGGTAGGCTCCctagaaagacagaggaagggtTAATCCTGAATGTAAAGGTGATACTGTCTTATTAAAAATAAGTGTGACATTATGTATAAAGAGTTTTAATACACTTACTTCCTGACACTGCTTGATGTAGACATCCACACAGTGTGCATAACCCTTTTACAAAGAAGTTACAAGGGTGTTATTTTTCTGCCAACATTTATTCAAAGAACAGATTCAATCGAGCAtttgaagacaaaagaaaacttAATTGATACTGAACTTCGACTAAATACCACACAACTTAATATAAACTAAAGATTAGATTTAACATACACATCAAACTTGACTATTTTCCGCTACCTTGAAATGTAATAGAACTGCTGCCACCTCCCGCATACGTCCAATCTCACCCCTGCGCTGGGCAGCAGTAAACTCCTGTATTAACTGCCGCTCCAGGTCATGATACTTacctgcaaacacaaacaaaaacacacagaataaagTTTTCATTTGTAGCTAACTGTTATTTGTATTGGGGACTATATAGTACAGATTATCGTAGATGATGAGTTTAGTCACAAACTTACTTGCAATTTTTGCTTTGACATCCGCAAATCTGTCAGagacaataataacaattaacCATCAAAGAGACAACTCATGCTATCGCTTGAAATTCaaagtaaatgtgtttaatttctaGAAATCTGCTAATATACTGACTTCAAATACCTGGTATGTTTGTTTAATAGGCTTACACTGTGAGGAATATTCTACATCACTAATACACCTTCCCCTTGTTTGTCAGTGCTCTTGTCTAAAGCTGCCTCCAGGATGCTCACCTGTCGAATGGCAGCTCCTGGGCAATGAGATGCAGCTTCTGAATGATATCAGCAGCCTCCTTAatctgaaggagagagagagagggagagagagtgagagagagtaagtgtgtgtgtgagagggagagagaaagagagagagagagagagagagagagagagagagcgagagagagagagagagagagagagagagagagagagagagggaaaaagagagagcacGACAGGACCATGAGAGGTGGACATCCAGACAGAAAGTGGGCAGGCCGTCGGCAGTGTCTCCACTTGGGGGGATCATCACCTTAAGCagccctcctccacctccccgTGTTGAACAAGGAGCTGATAACAGACAGGCTGTGCTCACCTGGGCAtcggcagcagcaacagcagcagtccTGACTTAGCAGCACATCCAACTCTTTATTGGCATGCTTTTTCTGAATGGGCTGTAATCCCACAGGAGTCTAAATCGCCTTCAATAATCTGTCCGGCCAGGGATATCTGTCTAAAAAAAGGGGGCCCTGTTGAgaacacccccccaccccccacccctcctgaCATACACGCTGGCTGAAAAAACCCCAGACCTACGAAAGGCCCGCCGTCCGCAACTCCTCTGTTCCCGCAGATGCCTGCCTCAGCTAACATCATTACTCTGCTCCCGTGAGGAGGATCCAGCCTTTCTGCTCGGCGAAGGTTTTCTAAGTATCTGTCCCCCAGCTAAGATTAGCTAAATCCCATGTAAGTAATGTAGCCGTCTCCCTGCAGTCAGGGTTTAGCAGCACTTGTCTCCACGCTGGCGGCCCAGCCCTCCCTTTCAGAAGGATTAGCAAAGCCATCCCCCTTCAGCTATTCACTTGCAGCTTTCCTCTTTCCCCCTCGTCTGGAGGTATGCTCAGGAAAAGGAATCTGGCCATATATTTCTGCATGCCTCTCCAGAAAACTAGCTCCATCTCCAGCTCCCGTCTCTGGGATTGACCCCAAGACTCACTGCTCTGCATCCACTAATGATGTTCCTACTAACAGGAATTAATCTAAAGCATCCCAATCTGCGACTGTACTTACAAAACTGCAAAATCAAACTTTCATCAGTCGTCGAACATCATCATGGCCTCTTTGTAGGCAGGGAGCTCAGTTAAATGGGTATTTCATCTCCTCGCATGCATGTTATCACCTCCCTTGCATGTACCATCATGCCACAAGCGCTTTCCTGTTGTAATGCAACACAAAGCTGAGGACCAACCCAATTCTCCCTCCCagacaacatactgtaaatgcaatTAGGGTTGACATGAGCATGTTGACATCCATGCTAGTCAATCAGCCGGCTATTGTCAGACAGCAAATGACAGTTTATTAATCCAAATTAGCCGAGGGATGCAACTAAAGGGATAAACTTGACAAATTAATATGGATGGTTTACCTCATAATCCTGTTCATTCTCACCTCCAGCAATATCACAGCTAGGGTCCTTGTCAgtggtctcacacacacacacacgcctacacacacacacctccactgaAGTGAATGAAGGGAACATGTGGAGTGTGCTCACCTTATCCGGGTTATTGAAGACATCACTGCGTAGATCTCCATCCAAGAACTCGTTGAAGTAGGTCATCAGGCGCTGAGCTTCCACGGCCCTCTGCCGAGGTGTGTTCACCCCCTCCAGTTGGTCACCAAGGTGACAAACCTTGGTTGCCACATAGCTGATATGCTCATCAAGCTCCTGGAAATGCTGAAAGGCCACCTGAATTGATAAAGAACAGAGGGGATGTCAAGAATTTGTGTAatgtgatgaataaataatccTTTTGAGTGTCTTTGGGTGGGTATGACCCTACAACACACCTGGTTGCTCCTCTGCAAGTCTTGCACTTTATGGGCAAATTCCTTGGCCTCACGATGACACTGATGTTCGAGTTTCTCCACCCGCCGCTGGATCTTCTCATCTAGTTGCTTCAGTTCTTCTATGTGGTTCTCAAACTCTTCCAACAACCTATCACAGCGGGGGAAAGGTATGTAGATGCAGAACTGTAGAACACACTGGtctaaataacaacaacaatccGCAACATTCaggtaaaacatgcaaaaaaatgcTGGAGTAACTGAGTACCACAAGGTTAAAtctgtcccactgacctcacagtTATACAGTAGTTAATAGTTACAGAATAGTGCCGGATGCTTAATTCCTGGGTCCCCAGACTTAAGAAGCTCTGAAAACTAGCAGCTTCGTCAGCTGCATTTTAAGTGCCATCAGGACTGCAGAGCAAATGTTCTAAGtcagcagcacatttcagaGAGTAGGAAACATCCCAAACTGATGAGTGTATAATCTCTTGACTAATTCCCTCAGCACTGGCTAGAGCTTAAAGACATCTCCCAGCCCTTCCCAATAGACACTCATTCCCTGGCTGGTGACTCACAGTATGGTGGCCTCCAAAGATATGTTGTCTCCGACTCCTCACTAAGAGCTTCCGAGGAGGTGGTGGAAACAGTTTTGTGGAGGAAGTAGATAAGGCAGGGTGGATCTACAGTATAGTTAAACTGTTATGGCATTTCTGCTTACAAGAAATAACTTGGTGCCCAAGTGTAAACATagcaacaaacactgaaaataccATCATGAGTTCCATACTTATTTCCTCCAAACAAACCATCAGAAAACACCTCAATAACCTCATTAGAGTGAGATCACGTTTAGTCTATGCACAACTTTATATCACTCAAACAGTATTCAGCAAGTTCATACTGAtagttgtaaataaaaaaaaattaaaaacgtATCTTCAAAAGTGTTGGATAGTTTAAAAATATTAGGTTTATGAAGTCAAAGTTGAATTGAAAGAGGGCATCCTTGCTCTTGACCCTATCAGCAGTTCCCACAAAGTACAAACAACAGCTTCAGTAAGAGAAAATGACATGAGAGCAAGAGCTGACCTTTTTCTGGCTTACTAGAATAActtataaacaaataaagaacaatTCTTAAAAACATGAGGGGTGAATTGTACAGGTGGTAAAGCAAGATTAAATTATAGCAAACACGTTGCCTTGTTATACAGTTTAACAGCTGTAATACAGTCACACTGAATGAGTTTGAAAGCTGCATTGcacattaaaaaagtaatattcaCTTGGAAAATACACAATGTGTATGAGAACCAAGCTTTTCATTGTCAAATAAGTGATTCCTATACCAGAAGCTAAAGTTCAATTAATATGAGTATTTTTGCAGTATATTATCTGTTTGTTGTCAATTTTGATGGtacaaaaacttttttcatatGAACATAAGACTCCAAACATTTATTGAGGAGCTAGGTGACCCACTGTTGGCATTACACTTTGCCATTAAAGTTGAAACCTGGAGATCTGGACTCTGGCTCTTCGGTTTATCCTAATAATCAGGGGgagggaaatgtgtgtgtactgtaaatgttaatgacaaGCTCCTACTGTACCGTTTAGGGTCAAATGCTTCAGCTCCTCCTTTGGAGCCTCCTCCAGGAGTCCTCCATGCCAACCTTTCAATGTACTCATCGGCATCAAAGGGCTCCTGTGGGTAAAGGAAGTCCATAGTAGTGAAGGTCATCCAGGATGCAAAATTAACTTTCTTTTTCGCCGGCCAAATAGCTAGTGCATGCTCAAAATTGACCAGCCACTCAATAGTTTACCATTGTTTTTTGACAGGTGAGTAAAGCAGATCTACTCGcgatttgcatattttaccagcaaTTGGCTGATGGCTGGTGCTAATCTTGTGCACtgatcattacacacacacacacacacacacacacacacacacacacacacacacacacacacacacacacacacacacagtgagaaaacaccctctaataaataaataccattaAGATACAAGAACAGACTTGGTATGTGGACGCAATACTATAGTTGTGTTGACGTTACTGCACACTAACATTGACGTTTTCCCCGAATGACTCAGATAAACTACATATGTCTTATAACATGAAGCATAAACATTCCCTGCTGTTTGAACCACTACTGATTAATAATTACACACAGGCGATTAATGAAGCAAGAACAGGACCGTTATTGATAGTTAGCCGCCTAGCTAGCCTGACAGCTATCATCGAGTCATTTTACCTCGAACAGCTGTGCAGTTGTCGCCATGTTCAACGATCAGCTGGCGGCGTAGTGAGATGCAATTTAGACGATGGAGCTCAGATTCGGCTCAATCGCCGGCTCCCACATAGATTTGCTAGATTTCGAGCAGTTATGCCCCTTTGTTGACAGCTAGCTGGTTAGCAGTTCAGCTTCCTGTATGGGAGAGAAGGGTGGATAGCTGCCTGAAAGTGCGCATGCGCGTGTGTCGGCTGATCGGTGGTGGTCACATGAGGTGACAGCAGGAAGCGCAGCAGCAGCCAGGGTTACAAATGC harbors:
- the exoc5 gene encoding exocyst complex component 5 — encoded protein: MATTAQLFEEPFDADEYIERLAWRTPGGGSKGGAEAFDPKRLLEEFENHIEELKQLDEKIQRRVEKLEHQCHREAKEFAHKVQDLQRSNQVAFQHFQELDEHISYVATKVCHLGDQLEGVNTPRQRAVEAQRLMTYFNEFLDGDLRSDVFNNPDKIKEAADIIQKLHLIAQELPFDRFADVKAKIASKYHDLERQLIQEFTAAQRRGEIGRMREVAAVLLHFKGYAHCVDVYIKQCQEGAYLRNDVFEDTAVLCQRVNKQVGEVFSSPETVMAKLIQNIFENKLQAHVREKLDETRHSDVEQYLKNLYDLYTRTTALATKLTEFNLGSDKHTFLSKLIKSIFSSYLESYIDMERDYLRTRGAMILQRYYDSKNHQKRPIGAGSIQELKERIRQRTNLPLGPMIDTHGETFLSPELVVNLLQETRHAFERCHRLSDPSDLPKNAFSIFLLLVEHLCVEHIDYALEIGLSAIPSSDAKNANLYFLDVVQQANSIFHLFDKQFNDQLMPLISSSPKLAECLHKKKEVIEQMEVKLDTGIDRTLNCMVGQMKHILATEQKKTDFRPEDENNVMIQYTTACSKVCAYVSRQVEHVRKSMDGKNVDTVLTELGVRFHRLIHEHLQQYSYSSMGGMLAICDVAEYRRCAKDFRVPLVLQLFDTLHALCNLLVVAPDNLKQVCSGEQLTNLDRNLLHAFVQLRVDYRSARLGRHFS